A stretch of DNA from Variovorax paradoxus:
GCCGCCTCGAACGCACGCCGCTGCTGCACCGCTTCGACGGGCAACTCATCTTCGAACACCTCATCGCGCTGCTGAGCGAGGCCGGCCGGCGCAGCCGCCGCCTGTTCGGCACGCGCCGCCTGCAATGGCAACTGCTGTGGCTGGTGGTGGTAGCGGTGGCGGGTGCAGCGGCGTCGCTGTGGGCCACGCCAGCCGACCGCGGCACGCGCGAGCTGCTGCCGTTCTCGCCGATGTTCGCGATGACCTGGCTCATCGGCTGCATCTGCGCCGTGGCGGCCGCGTGGCAGGCCAAGTTCCACCGGCTCGCGGCGCTCATGCTGGCCGCGGGCGCCGGGCTGGTCTCGTGCGTCACGTACATCTGGTTCTCGGCACCTGACCTCGCGCTCACGCAGCTGGTGGTCGAGGCCGTGACCACGGTGCTGATCCTGCTGGGCCTGCGCTGGCTGCCGATGCGCAGCAAGGACGTCATCCAGCCTGCGCGCGCACGGCTGCGGCCCTGGGGCCGGCGCGGGCGTGACCTGCTAGTGGCCACCATCGCCGGCTGCGGCATGGCGGCGCTGGCCTGGGCCCTGATGACGCGCACCTTCCCGCAGAGCATCTCGCCCTTCTTCCTCGAACGCGCGCTCACCGAAGGCGGCGGCACCAACGTAGTCAACGTGATGCTGGTCGACTTCCGCGGCTTCGACACCTTCGGCGAGATCACCGTTCTGGGCATCGTGGCGCTCACCGTGTATGCGCTGCTGCGGCGCTTCCGGCCCGCCATCGAATCGATGGCGCTGCCCATCCAGCAACGCCTGCAGGTCGACGATGGCAGCAGCGACCTGCTGAACCCGCGCCGCGCCACCGACTCCGCCATCGGCTACCTGATGGTGCCGGCCGTGCTGGTGCGCCTGGTGCTGCCGGTGGCCGTGCTGGTGTCGGTGTACTTCTTCATGCGCGGCCACAACGCGCCCGGCGGCGGCTTCGTCGCGGGGCTGGTGATGTCGGTCGCGCTGGTGCTGCAGTTCATCGTCTCGGGCACCGAGTGGGTCGAAGAGCACCTGCGCATCTACCCGCGCCGCTGGATCGCCATCGGCCTGCTGTTCGCACTCGCCACCGGCGGCGGCGCGCTCGTCTTCGGCTATCCCTTCCTGACCACGCACACCGCCCACCTGCACGTGCCGCTGCTGGGCGACATGCACGTGCCCAGCGCCCTCTTCTTCGACATCGGCGTGTTCGCGCTGGTGCTCGGCGCCACCATGCTGATCCTCACCGCGCTGGCCCACCAGTCCATCCGAAGCCACCGCTGGGCCGACGAACAGGAAGAGAAAGAAGCGGAGGCGCGCGCCGCCGCCGAAGCCGAGGAAGCCGCTGCTGCGGCTGCGGCCATCACCGGAGGGGCCCGCTGATGGAAATCGTGCTGGCCATCGCCATCGGCGTGCTCACCGGCTCGGGCGTGTATCTGCTGCTGCGCCCGCGGACCTTCCAGGTCATCATGGGCCTGACGCTCATCTCGTACGCCGTCAACCTGTTCATCTTCAGCATGGGCCGGCTCAAGGTCGACAGCGAGCCGGTGCTGGTCGAAGGCTTCAAGGCCACGCTGGCCAACACGGCCGACCCGATGCCGCAAGCCTTGGTGCTCACCGCCATCGTGATCGGCTTCGCGATGACCGCGCTGTTCCTGGTCGTGATGCTCGCCTCGCGCGGCCTGTCGGGCACCGACCACGTGGACGGTGAAGAGCGGGAGGCCGTGGAATGAACGACCTCTTGCACCTGCTCGACCGCTTCCTCGAGTTCAGCATGCCGCACCTGGTGGCGGTGCCGATTCTCGTGCCCATGCTCACGGCGGCGCTGATGCTGCTGATGAACGAGAACCGCCGGCGCACCAAGTCGTTCCTCAGCGTGGTCTCGGGCCTGATCGGCCTGCTCGCTGCGCTCGCGCTGCTGCGCTGGGTGAACGCGGCCGACACCGGCGGCGGCCCGGGCTCCATCGGCGTGTACCTGCCGGGCAACTGGCGCGCGCCCTTCGGCATCGTGCTGGTGGCCGACCGGCTCTCGACCATGATGGTCGCGCTGACGGGCGTGGTCGCCTTTGCCGCATCGATCTACTCGACCTCGCGCTGGGACCGCGCGGGCGTGCACTTTCATCCGCTGCTGCAGCTGCAGCTCATGGGCCTGAACGGCGCCTTCCTCACGGGCGACCTGTTCAACCTGTTCGTGTTCTTCGAGGTGATGCTCGCGGCCTCGTACGGCCTGCTGCTGCACGGCTCGGGCCAGCTGCGCGTGCGCGCCGGCCTGCACTACATCGCGATCAACCTTGCGGCCTCGTCGCTGTTCCTCATCGGCGCGGCCATTCTGTACGGCGTGACCGGCACGCTCAACATGGCCGACCTGGGCGCGCGCATCGCCGAACTGGCACCGGGCGACCGCGGCCTCGTGCACGCGGCCGCGGCCATCCTGGCCACCGCGTTCTTCGCCAAGGCGGGCGCGTGGCCGCTCAACTTCTGGCTGGTGCCGGCCTACAGCGCGGCCGTGTCGCCGGTGGGCGCGGTGTTTGCGCTGCTCACCAAGCTCGGCGTGTACACCGTGCTGCGCCTGTGGACCGTGCTGTTCGCGCCCGACACCGGCGCCTCGGCGGCCTTCGGGCAGGCCGCGCTGGTGAGCGTCGGGCTGGCCACGCTGTTCGTTGGCGCCATCGGCATCGTCGGCACGCAACGGCTGTCGAACCTCGCGGGCTTCAGCGTGCTGGTGTCGGCGGGCACGCTGCTGGCCGCCGTCGGGCTCGGCGATCCGGCCGTGTGGGCAGGCGCGCTGTACTACATGCTGAGCTCCACGCTCGCGGTGGCGGCGTTCTTCCTGCTGATCGACATGATCGAGCGCTGGCGCAACGCGGGCATGAGCGTCGCGCCGCACGAAGCGGCGGGCAACGCGCCCTTCCTGGCCGAAGACCTGCGCGCGCTCAACGACGTGAACCTCGACGACGACGCGCAGGCGCTCTACGGCCGTGCCATCCCGGCGGGCGTGGCTTTTCTCGGCCTGAGCTTCATGCTGTGCACACTGCTGCTGGCGGGCCTGCCGCCGCTGTCGGGCTTTGTCGGCAAGTTCGCCATGCTCTCGGGCCTGCTCGACGCCAAGGCCGTCACCACCGCCGGCTGGACCTTCCTCGGCCTGCTGATCGTCGCGGGCTTTCTCTCGCTGATCGCGCTGAGCCGCACCGGCATCCGCCATTTCTGGACGCAGCACCATCCCACCATGCCCTCGCTGCCCGCACTCGAGGTGCTGCCGGTGGCCGCCCTGCTCGCAGCCTGCGTCGCGCTCACGGTGTGGGCCGAGCCCGTGATGCAGCACGCGCAAGCCACCGCCGGCGGCCTGCGCACGCCCACCGCCTACCGCGAGGCCGTGCTCGGCGCCAAGCAGAAGCCCAACCCGGTGCCTGCGAAGAAAGAGGAGGCCAGGCCATGAAGCGCTTGATGCCTTCCCCGCCGCTGTCGTTCGCGCTGTTCGTCATCTGGCTGCTGCTCAACCAGTCGCTCGAAGCGGCTACGCTGCTGTCGGCCGCGGTGCTCGCCATTGCCGTGCCGCTGATCACCAAGGGCCTGCGGCCCGCCAGGGTGCGCATGCGCCGGCCCGGCGTGGCGCTGCGGCTGTCGTTTCTCGTCACCTTCGACATGCTGAAGTCGGCGTACGACGTGGCGCGGCTGCTGCTCACGCGCCGCACCGCCGACATCTCGGCGCGCTTCGTGCACATTCCGCTCGACATGCGCGACCCCAACGGCCTGGCCGTGCTCGCGATGATCATGTGCCTCACGCCCGGCACCGCCTGGGGCGAGGTGTCGTTCGATCGCACCATGCTGCTGATCCACGTGTTCGACGTCGAGGACGACGCGGCCTTCATCGCCATGATCAAGACCCGCTACGAACGTCCGCTGATGGAGATTTTCGAATCATGACCCCTGTTCTCTACTGGGCCCTGAAGGCCGCGCTGTTCCTGCTCGCCGTGGCCATGCTGTGCGCCCTGTTCCGCCTGCTGGCCGGACCGTCCGCGCAAGACCGCGTGATGGCGCTGGACTGCCTCTACATCAACGGCATGCTGATGATGCTGGTGCTCGGCATCAACTACGCGAGCAGCGTGTACTTCGAGGCGGCGATGCTGGTGGCGCTGTTCGGCTTCGTCGGGTCGACTTCGATCGCGAAGTTTTTGCTGCGCGGGGAGGTCATCGAATGAGCGCCGCTGCCCTGCCCCTGTGGGCCGAGATCATCACCGCCGTGTTCGCGGTGCTGGGCGCGGCCTTCGCGGCCATCGGCTCCTTCGGCCTGGTGCGCCTGCCCACTT
This window harbors:
- a CDS encoding Na+/H+ antiporter subunit C; the protein is MEIVLAIAIGVLTGSGVYLLLRPRTFQVIMGLTLISYAVNLFIFSMGRLKVDSEPVLVEGFKATLANTADPMPQALVLTAIVIGFAMTALFLVVMLASRGLSGTDHVDGEEREAVE
- a CDS encoding Na+/H+ antiporter subunit E; translation: MKRLMPSPPLSFALFVIWLLLNQSLEAATLLSAAVLAIAVPLITKGLRPARVRMRRPGVALRLSFLVTFDMLKSAYDVARLLLTRRTADISARFVHIPLDMRDPNGLAVLAMIMCLTPGTAWGEVSFDRTMLLIHVFDVEDDAAFIAMIKTRYERPLMEIFES
- a CDS encoding K+/H+ antiporter subunit F, whose protein sequence is MTPVLYWALKAALFLLAVAMLCALFRLLAGPSAQDRVMALDCLYINGMLMMLVLGINYASSVYFEAAMLVALFGFVGSTSIAKFLLRGEVIE
- a CDS encoding monovalent cation/H+ antiporter subunit D, whose product is MNDLLHLLDRFLEFSMPHLVAVPILVPMLTAALMLLMNENRRRTKSFLSVVSGLIGLLAALALLRWVNAADTGGGPGSIGVYLPGNWRAPFGIVLVADRLSTMMVALTGVVAFAASIYSTSRWDRAGVHFHPLLQLQLMGLNGAFLTGDLFNLFVFFEVMLAASYGLLLHGSGQLRVRAGLHYIAINLAASSLFLIGAAILYGVTGTLNMADLGARIAELAPGDRGLVHAAAAILATAFFAKAGAWPLNFWLVPAYSAAVSPVGAVFALLTKLGVYTVLRLWTVLFAPDTGASAAFGQAALVSVGLATLFVGAIGIVGTQRLSNLAGFSVLVSAGTLLAAVGLGDPAVWAGALYYMLSSTLAVAAFFLLIDMIERWRNAGMSVAPHEAAGNAPFLAEDLRALNDVNLDDDAQALYGRAIPAGVAFLGLSFMLCTLLLAGLPPLSGFVGKFAMLSGLLDAKAVTTAGWTFLGLLIVAGFLSLIALSRTGIRHFWTQHHPTMPSLPALEVLPVAALLAACVALTVWAEPVMQHAQATAGGLRTPTAYREAVLGAKQKPNPVPAKKEEARP